The following are from one region of the Syngnathus acus chromosome 19, fSynAcu1.2, whole genome shotgun sequence genome:
- the rpl38 gene encoding 60S ribosomal protein L38, producing MPRKIEEIKDFLLTARRKDAKSVKIKKNKDNVKFKVRCSRYLYTLVITDKEKAEKLKQSLPPGLAVKELK from the exons ATG CCTCGCAAGATTGAAGAAATCAAAGATTTCCTGCTCACAGCCAGGAGGAAGGATGCTAAGT CCGTAAAGATCAAGAAGAACAAAGACAATGTCAAGTTCAAGGTGCGCTGCAGCAGATATCTGTACACGCTGGTCATCACTGACAAGGAGAAGGCCGAGAAGCTCAAGCAGTCACTTCCTCCCG gtCTGGCTGTCAAGGAGCTGAAGTAA